The Thermovibrio guaymasensis genomic interval CCAAACAGTCCTCTTAAAGGGAGTAAACGATTCGGCAGATACTCTAGAAAGGCTCTTTAGAGGCCTCCAGAAGATAAAGGTTCGCCCCTACTACCTGTTCCACTGCGATCCGGTAAAGGGAGTAATGCACTTTTCAACAACAATAACGAAGGGACTTGAGATTTTGAGGGAGCTCTTTAGGAGAATCTCTCCACTGGCAATTCCTTACTACGCAGTTGACGGCCTCGGAGGTTACGGAAAGGTTCCCCTTCTTCCCAAAAGGTTTAAAAAGGTAGGAGACCATTACACCTTTGAATCGTTTAAAGGAGAGATATTCACAATGGCGGATAGATAGATTAAAGGGGGAAGGGAATTCCCCCTAATTAGTAAACTGTAACCTCTCCGCTAACTAGCTTCTTCCAGGTGTTCTTCATATCTGCAAGGCAATCTCTAACTATAACTTCAACTTTTGGCTGGAAGGCCTCTGTAGGCTCAGAGCTCCTAACCTTCACATCAACGGCTAGAGGCTGGTTTACAGGCTTTCCGATCTGGCTCACCATGTAAACGTAAGCCTCTTCAATCTCAGGGATTTCCTCAACAACCTTCCTGGCGATTTCGTTTGAAGTTATGTTATAGAGCTTTCCGACGTGGGTAATTGGGTTCTTTCCTGCAGCTGCCTCAAGGCTCATAGGTCTATATGGGGTAATTAGACCGTTAACCCTGTTACCCCTTCCGACTTCTCCGTCGTCTCCGGCTTCGGCGCTCGTCCCAGTAACGGTTATGTAAACGTTACCCCTTTCTAGGTCGTCACCTGTGTTAACTTCAACCTCAACTTCACGGTCTGTAAACTTCTTTGCAACTTCAGTAGCTATCTTCTTAACGTTCTCCCTCTTCTGGGCATAGTCATTAACGTCCTTAACAAACCTATCAACGAAGGCACAGGCAACTGTAACCTTGATTTTCTCTCCAACCCTTACGCCCATTACTTTAATATCTTCGCCAATCTCAGGGTGGATCTTCTTTAATTCCTTATCGTTTAACCTCTTTTCAATGTGGTAGACAACGTTCTCAAGGTCGTCAAAGGGAGCGTATCCAACTCCAAAGGAAGTATCGTTTGAAAGGGAAACTCCCTCCTTAAGCTGCCTCATGTAGATATCTACAAGGTCAACAGAACCGGGTCTAATGTATGTATGAATCCTCACGTGATTTTCAGGGTCTATTGCATGGATGTTCTCCCTTAACCACTCCTTTGCACTTTCAACTGCAATCTCATCAACGGGAATCTCTACTCCCTTATACTCCTTAATAGCTCTACCAGAAAGGAAAATCTCTATAGGCTCCTTTACTTCCCCTCCGCCAAACTTTGGAAGTGCACTACCGCCGACTAAGAGGTTCTTATCAACGTTGTGGTGAAGAACAAAACCGAACTTCTCATAGTAGAACTTACACAGCTCAGCAGAGAGCTTTTCGGCCAAAGCATCACAGATTGTATCGGGATGTCCAAGACCCTTCCTCTCAACGATCTCAATCTCCTGAGCGTAAACAGGCATAGTATCAAGGGGGGTGACCTTAATGTTCATTTACCTGCCTCCTTCTATTAGGTAGGGTTAAAAAGTTTAAGTGAATATTATCAGCAATTGAGGAGCTCCTCAACAACCTCAATAACTTTTTCCGGCTTTAGGTCAACCATACACTTAAAGTGTCCCTCGGGACACTTCTTCCCTCCATGAAGGCCGCAGGGCCTACATTTAAGTCCCTTAAGTTCAACAAATTTTCCCCTACCGTAGGGAAAGAATCCAAAGTCGGGAACTGTAGCTCCGTAAACTTCAACAACGGGAGTGTTGAAGGCCGAAGCAACGTGAACGGGAGAAGAGTCGTTTGAAACTAGGAGTTTAGCTCCCTTTATAAGGGAAAAGAACTCCTTTAAAGAGGTTTTAGAGCAGAGGTTAATCCCTCTCCCCCCCATTAGCTCAAAAACTCTACTGCAGTAAACTTCATCAGACTTTGAACCAACTATTACAACTTTTAAACCCTTTTTTAGTAGGTAATTTCCTACCTCTGCATAGTACTCAGGGAGCCAAGCCTTTGTAGGCCAAACAGAACCGGGAGCTATTACTGCATATTCACCCTCTTTTAATGAAAACTTTGAAAGAGTTCTTTCATAAGTTGAAATAGTGAGGGGAATTTCCACCTCCCTATCGTAAACTAATGAGAAATCCCTCTCTAAAGGCTCAAGGAGTCCCAAGAGCCTCTCTACCTCGTGAAGCCCCTTTTTAAACTCGTGCTTAACTTTGTCTGTGTAG includes:
- a CDS encoding methionine adenosyltransferase — translated: MNIKVTPLDTMPVYAQEIEIVERKGLGHPDTICDALAEKLSAELCKFYYEKFGFVLHHNVDKNLLVGGSALPKFGGGEVKEPIEIFLSGRAIKEYKGVEIPVDEIAVESAKEWLRENIHAIDPENHVRIHTYIRPGSVDLVDIYMRQLKEGVSLSNDTSFGVGYAPFDDLENVVYHIEKRLNDKELKKIHPEIGEDIKVMGVRVGEKIKVTVACAFVDRFVKDVNDYAQKRENVKKIATEVAKKFTDREVEVEVNTGDDLERGNVYITVTGTSAEAGDDGEVGRGNRVNGLITPYRPMSLEAAAGKNPITHVGKLYNITSNEIARKVVEEIPEIEEAYVYMVSQIGKPVNQPLAVDVKVRSSEPTEAFQPKVEVIVRDCLADMKNTWKKLVSGEVTVY
- the waaF gene encoding lipopolysaccharide heptosyltransferase II, with the protein product MNKILVFQTAFLGDLILTSPLIKSVKRSFPGFQVHLVVRKGFEGVFEDFWAVDRVISFDKKGFWRFSKQLRNENYSLAVSPHRSHRTSLILFLSGIPRRIGYDRAGFSFLYTDKVKHEFKKGLHEVERLLGLLEPLERDFSLVYDREVEIPLTISTYERTLSKFSLKEGEYAVIAPGSVWPTKAWLPEYYAEVGNYLLKKGLKVVIVGSKSDEVYCSRVFELMGGRGINLCSKTSLKEFFSLIKGAKLLVSNDSSPVHVASAFNTPVVEVYGATVPDFGFFPYGRGKFVELKGLKCRPCGLHGGKKCPEGHFKCMVDLKPEKVIEVVEELLNC